One Candidatus Binatia bacterium DNA segment encodes these proteins:
- a CDS encoding RpiB/LacA/LacB family sugar-phosphate isomerase has product MNVALASDHAGYDLEKELVALVRSLGHGVIDLSEAAPEPDDDYPDSARAVALALLRGQAERAILVCGSGVGASIAVNKVPGARGAVCHDTFSARQGVEDDNANVLVLGARVIGTFLARDVATAFLGAKFSNLPRHVRRLDKVAGLEHDARAGIFEPVR; this is encoded by the coding sequence GTGAACGTCGCCCTCGCAAGCGACCACGCAGGATACGACCTCGAGAAGGAACTGGTCGCGCTGGTTCGCTCGCTCGGCCACGGCGTGATCGACTTGAGCGAAGCTGCGCCCGAACCCGACGACGACTATCCCGATTCTGCGCGCGCCGTCGCGCTGGCGCTGCTTCGCGGCCAGGCCGAGCGCGCCATCCTCGTCTGCGGCTCCGGCGTCGGCGCGTCCATCGCCGTCAACAAGGTTCCCGGCGCGCGCGGCGCCGTATGCCACGACACGTTCTCGGCGCGCCAGGGCGTCGAGGACGACAATGCCAACGTCCTGGTCCTCGGTGCCCGCGTGATCGGCACCTTCCTGGCCAGGGACGTCGCGACGGCGTTCCTCGGCGCGAAATTCTCGAACCTGCCGCGTCACGTGCGGCGTCTGGACAAAGTTGCCGGCCTCGAGCACGACGCGCGTGCCGGCATTTTCGAACCGGTGAGGTGA
- the tkt gene encoding transketolase, giving the protein MTAIASRPAPAEVQDLDRLCIDTIRTLAMDAVQKADSGHPGTPMALAPAAYVMWTRVLRYDPKHPKWPDRDRFVLSCGHASMLLYSTLYLTGYEISLDDIEQFRQWGSITPGHPEVGLTPGIEVTTGPLGQGVGNAVGLAIAEKLLAQRFNRPGHDIVNHKTWGFCSDGDLMEGVASEAASLAGHLGLGNLNLLYDDNHITIEGNTALAFGEDVARRFEAYGWHVTRVADANDIAALERACREAADETTRPSLVISRSHIGYPAPHKMDTADAHGSPLGTEEVRETKQVLGWNPDESFVVPDAALAHWRRAGEASAANREDWKKRLDAYSKEFPGLAREFEDTMAGKLPKGWDEAIPSFAVTDAKNGQLATRKASGKVLCAISSRYQALAGGSADLAPSTDTLVPGEADFSRESSGRNFHWGVREHAMGAALNGMAAHGGVRPFGATFFIFSDYMRPSVRLAALSEFPVIYVWTHDSVGLGEDGPTHQPIEHLASLRAMPGMTLIRPADANETAQAWKVAIGHTHGPVGLVLTRQNLPILDPARYAKAMKVERGGYVLSDPPKGKPRVILIATGSEVSVALEAQALLAKKKIPARVVSMPSTTLFDAQSSKYRDKVLPPSIEARVSIEAGSTYGWDRYVGGAGASIGIDRFGASAPGPVNMKKFGLTADNVARRAEKLVRAKK; this is encoded by the coding sequence ATGACTGCAATAGCCAGCCGCCCGGCCCCGGCCGAGGTGCAGGACCTCGACCGCCTTTGCATCGACACGATCCGCACATTGGCGATGGACGCCGTGCAGAAGGCCGACTCCGGTCACCCCGGAACGCCGATGGCCCTTGCCCCCGCCGCCTACGTGATGTGGACGCGCGTGCTTCGTTACGATCCCAAGCATCCGAAGTGGCCCGACCGCGACCGTTTCGTGCTTTCGTGCGGCCACGCCTCGATGCTGCTGTATTCGACGCTCTATCTTACCGGCTACGAGATTTCGCTGGACGACATCGAGCAGTTCCGCCAGTGGGGATCGATTACGCCTGGGCATCCGGAGGTCGGCCTCACTCCCGGCATCGAAGTGACGACGGGGCCGCTTGGCCAGGGCGTCGGCAATGCCGTCGGCCTCGCGATCGCCGAGAAGCTGCTCGCCCAGCGCTTCAACCGTCCGGGACACGACATCGTGAACCACAAGACGTGGGGCTTCTGCAGCGACGGCGACCTGATGGAAGGCGTCGCTTCCGAAGCAGCGTCGCTGGCGGGTCACCTCGGCCTCGGCAATCTCAATCTGCTGTACGACGACAACCACATCACGATCGAGGGCAACACGGCGCTGGCGTTCGGCGAAGACGTAGCGCGGCGCTTCGAGGCGTACGGCTGGCACGTGACGCGAGTGGCCGACGCGAACGACATCGCCGCTCTCGAGCGCGCCTGCCGCGAGGCCGCCGACGAAACGACGCGCCCGTCGCTCGTCATCAGCCGTTCTCACATCGGCTATCCCGCGCCGCACAAGATGGACACCGCCGACGCGCACGGCTCGCCGCTCGGCACCGAAGAAGTGCGCGAGACCAAGCAGGTGCTCGGCTGGAATCCCGACGAATCGTTCGTCGTGCCTGACGCCGCGCTGGCGCACTGGCGGCGCGCCGGCGAAGCGTCGGCAGCAAATCGCGAAGACTGGAAGAAGCGCCTGGACGCCTATTCGAAAGAATTCCCCGGCCTTGCCCGGGAGTTCGAAGACACGATGGCGGGCAAGCTTCCGAAGGGCTGGGACGAAGCGATTCCGTCGTTCGCCGTCACCGACGCAAAGAATGGCCAGCTCGCGACACGCAAGGCATCGGGAAAAGTCCTCTGTGCGATCTCGTCGCGCTACCAGGCCCTTGCCGGTGGCTCGGCCGACCTTGCGCCGTCGACCGACACCCTGGTCCCGGGCGAAGCCGACTTCTCTCGCGAATCGAGCGGGCGCAATTTCCACTGGGGAGTGCGCGAGCACGCGATGGGAGCTGCGCTCAACGGCATGGCGGCGCACGGCGGCGTGCGGCCGTTCGGCGCGACGTTCTTCATCTTCTCCGACTACATGAGGCCGTCGGTGCGGCTGGCCGCACTGTCGGAGTTCCCCGTCATCTACGTGTGGACCCACGACTCGGTCGGTCTCGGCGAGGACGGGCCCACCCACCAGCCGATCGAGCACCTGGCCTCCCTTCGCGCGATGCCCGGCATGACGCTGATCCGTCCGGCCGACGCCAACGAGACGGCGCAGGCATGGAAAGTCGCGATCGGGCACACGCACGGGCCGGTGGGCCTGGTGCTGACGCGCCAGAACCTGCCGATCCTCGACCCTGCCCGCTATGCGAAAGCAATGAAGGTCGAGCGCGGTGGCTACGTATTGTCGGATCCGCCGAAGGGAAAGCCGCGCGTGATCCTGATCGCGACCGGCTCCGAAGTTTCGGTGGCGCTGGAGGCCCAGGCGCTGCTGGCGAAGAAGAAGATTCCCGCCCGCGTCGTTTCGATGCCGTCGACGACGCTGTTCGATGCCCAGTCGTCGAAATACCGCGACAAGGTGCTGCCGCCTTCCATTGAGGCGCGCGTGTCGATCGAGGCGGGCTCGACGTACGGCTGGGACCGCTACGTTGGCGGCGCAGGCGCGTCGATCGGCATCGACCGCTTCGGTGCATCGGCGCCGGGCCCGGTCAACATGAAAAAGTTCGGCCTCACCGCCGACAACGTCGCTCGGCGGGCCGAAAAGCTCGTGCGGGCGAAAAAGTGA
- a CDS encoding ATP-binding protein has product MERGIAQEEFARQHNSRVHGELLEQARAVNHAQADFLALLAHELRNPLAAISSAAQLLAVARSDEERTLPESVIQRQVAHLARLVDELMDTARASAGDIALERRPVILGEAVERALDLLRAGMNPAWHVIEVDADEVSVDADPQRLEQIVLELVGNAIKYTPAGRRIRIIVRDEGEKASLRVEDEGVGIAPSALPKIFGLFVQSQRTADRVAGGLGIGLTLVRMLVELHGGSVEASSEGPGRGSVFTVRLPVADVAGTAPSYGPAPSATSRRILIVEDNDDARQMLRVLLERQGHEVFEAADGAEGLRMAINLQPDLAFIDIGLPIFNGYELARLIRESTGSGRLIALTGYGQPEDRQRSRGAGFDDHLVKPVTPRRLLDVLAKAEDDEAGGERWTGELP; this is encoded by the coding sequence ATGGAGAGAGGCATCGCACAGGAAGAGTTCGCGCGTCAGCACAACTCGCGCGTGCACGGAGAGCTGCTCGAGCAGGCCCGCGCCGTCAACCACGCCCAGGCGGATTTTCTCGCGCTGCTGGCCCACGAGCTTCGAAACCCGCTCGCCGCGATTTCCAGTGCTGCCCAGCTGCTGGCGGTCGCCAGGAGCGACGAGGAACGCACGCTTCCGGAGTCGGTGATCCAGCGCCAGGTCGCGCACCTGGCCCGACTCGTCGACGAGCTGATGGACACGGCCCGCGCCAGCGCGGGCGACATCGCGCTCGAACGGCGGCCGGTGATTCTCGGCGAAGCGGTCGAGCGCGCTCTCGACCTGTTGCGTGCCGGCATGAATCCCGCGTGGCACGTGATCGAAGTCGACGCCGACGAAGTGAGCGTCGATGCCGATCCACAACGCCTCGAGCAGATCGTCCTCGAGCTGGTCGGCAACGCGATCAAGTATACGCCGGCGGGGCGGCGCATCCGCATCATCGTTCGCGACGAAGGCGAGAAGGCCTCGTTGCGCGTGGAAGACGAGGGAGTCGGCATCGCGCCGTCGGCGCTGCCGAAGATCTTCGGCCTCTTCGTGCAGAGCCAGAGGACGGCCGACCGCGTCGCAGGAGGCCTCGGCATCGGACTTACGCTCGTGCGCATGCTCGTCGAGCTGCACGGCGGCAGCGTCGAGGCGTCGAGCGAAGGTCCGGGGCGCGGCAGCGTGTTCACGGTGCGCCTTCCGGTCGCCGACGTCGCCGGCACGGCACCGTCGTACGGTCCCGCACCGTCGGCCACTAGCCGGCGCATCCTGATCGTCGAGGACAACGACGACGCGCGCCAGATGTTGCGCGTTCTTCTCGAGCGACAAGGGCACGAAGTGTTCGAGGCGGCCGACGGCGCCGAAGGACTGCGAATGGCGATCAACCTGCAGCCCGACCTGGCGTTCATCGACATCGGCCTGCCGATCTTCAACGGCTACGAGCTGGCGCGACTGATTCGCGAGTCGACGGGCTCGGGTCGCCTGATTGCGCTTACAGGTTACGGACAACCCGAGGACCGCCAGCGCTCGCGCGGGGCGGGTTTCGACGATCATCTCGTGAAGCCGGTCACGCCGCGGCGCCTGCTCGACGTTCTTGCGAAGGCGGAGGACGACGAGGCTGGGGGTGAGCGCTGGACGGGCGAGCTTCCCTAG
- a CDS encoding MBOAT family O-acyltransferase has translation MLFNSLEFLIFFPVVTAIYFATPYSWRWLPLLLASCVFYMAFIPVYILILVFTIAIDYVAGIAIEGAQGRRRKLFLLASIFANVGVLAFFKYFNFLNANLAALAQFLHWNYPIRALGIILPIGLSFHTFQSLSYTVEVYRGNYPAERHPGIFALYVMFYPQLVAGPIERPQHVLPQLHARHEFRYGDAAAGLRLMAWGFFKKIVIADRLAVLVNQVYGAPSDYTGLPLIIATVAFAYQIYCDFSGYSDIALGSAQVMGIRLMRNFDCPYASTSISEFWRRWHISLSTWFRDYFYISLGGNRVSTWRWQTNLMLTFLASGLWHGANWTFVAWGALHGSYLVVSIWTEKLRRAVSSALGLDRMPRLHHTLRVAITFTLACIAWIFFRAANVQDAFYVLTHLLSGLSWQQASLAKLLDLGLNGFEVCVSLVAIGVLETVQWMQRHGRIAPGLGAQPVAVRWAAYYALVASILFFGAFTKAEFIYFQF, from the coding sequence ATGCTCTTCAACTCGCTCGAGTTCCTGATCTTCTTCCCGGTCGTCACCGCGATCTACTTCGCGACGCCGTATTCGTGGCGCTGGTTGCCGCTGCTCCTCGCGAGCTGCGTCTTCTACATGGCGTTCATTCCCGTCTACATCCTCATCCTGGTCTTCACGATCGCGATCGACTACGTGGCGGGAATCGCGATCGAAGGCGCGCAGGGGCGAAGGCGCAAGCTGTTCCTGCTGGCGAGCATCTTCGCCAACGTCGGCGTGCTCGCGTTCTTCAAGTATTTCAATTTCCTCAACGCGAACCTGGCGGCGCTCGCGCAGTTCCTGCACTGGAACTATCCGATCCGCGCGCTCGGCATCATCCTGCCGATCGGTCTTTCCTTCCATACGTTCCAGTCGCTCAGCTACACCGTCGAAGTCTATCGCGGCAATTATCCGGCCGAGCGCCATCCCGGCATCTTCGCCCTGTACGTGATGTTCTATCCCCAGCTCGTCGCCGGCCCGATCGAACGGCCCCAGCACGTGCTGCCCCAGCTCCACGCGCGCCACGAGTTCCGTTACGGCGATGCGGCTGCCGGCCTGCGGCTGATGGCCTGGGGCTTTTTCAAGAAGATCGTCATCGCCGACCGCCTGGCCGTGCTCGTCAACCAGGTCTACGGCGCGCCGTCCGATTACACCGGGCTGCCGCTGATCATTGCCACGGTGGCATTCGCGTACCAGATTTACTGCGATTTTTCGGGCTATTCCGACATCGCGCTCGGCTCGGCCCAGGTGATGGGCATCCGCCTGATGCGCAACTTCGATTGCCCGTACGCCTCGACGTCGATCAGCGAGTTCTGGCGCCGCTGGCACATCTCGCTGTCGACGTGGTTCCGCGATTACTTCTACATCTCTCTCGGCGGCAATCGCGTCAGCACCTGGCGCTGGCAGACCAACCTGATGCTGACCTTCCTCGCGAGCGGCCTGTGGCACGGTGCCAACTGGACGTTCGTCGCGTGGGGGGCACTGCACGGGTCCTATCTCGTCGTTTCGATCTGGACCGAGAAGCTGCGCCGCGCCGTGTCTTCGGCGCTCGGTCTCGACCGCATGCCGCGGCTGCACCACACGTTGCGCGTCGCGATCACGTTCACGCTGGCCTGCATCGCGTGGATCTTCTTCCGCGCGGCCAACGTCCAGGACGCGTTCTACGTGCTGACCCACCTGCTGTCGGGACTATCGTGGCAGCAGGCCAGCCTGGCAAAGCTCCTCGACCTCGGCTTGAACGGGTTCGAAGTCTGCGTGTCGCTGGTCGCGATCGGCGTGCTGGAGACGGTACAGTGGATGCAGCGCCACGGCCGCATCGCGCCGGGCCTCGGTGCCCAGCCCGTCGCGGTGCGCTGGGCGGCCTACTACGCGCTCGTCGCGAGCATCCTGTTCTTCGGTGCGTTCACCAAAGCCGAGTTCATCTACTTCCAGTTCTGA
- a CDS encoding DUF1566 domain-containing protein: MKKTTLIVALAAVLVVPLSAAAATPCGDVNNSGKVTSSDALLVLKDAVGQSVQLVCPASGGLPSTGQTTCYDAAGNGISCIGTGQDGELQRGGDRTFTDNGDGTITDDATGLMWEKLSADASIHDVGSTWTWTDAVASKIATLNSDNFAGHHDWRLPNEFELYTLVDLGAPPPSTYPEFNACMAGCTVETCNCTSSTVYWSSTTYAVKTSNAWGINFVGGPTNNVGKADLYNVRAVRGGS, encoded by the coding sequence ATGAAGAAGACGACACTGATCGTCGCCCTGGCAGCGGTCCTGGTGGTCCCGCTTTCCGCGGCCGCCGCCACGCCGTGCGGCGACGTCAACAACAGCGGCAAAGTTACCTCCTCGGATGCGCTGCTCGTGCTGAAAGACGCGGTCGGCCAATCGGTGCAGCTCGTCTGCCCCGCCTCGGGCGGACTCCCCTCTACCGGCCAGACCACGTGCTACGACGCGGCCGGCAACGGGATCTCCTGCATCGGCACCGGACAGGACGGCGAGCTGCAACGAGGCGGCGATCGCACTTTCACCGACAACGGCGACGGCACGATTACCGACGATGCCACCGGCCTCATGTGGGAGAAGCTGTCGGCCGACGCGAGCATCCACGACGTGGGCTCCACGTGGACGTGGACCGACGCCGTCGCATCGAAGATCGCGACGCTCAATTCCGACAACTTTGCCGGCCACCACGACTGGCGGCTGCCCAACGAGTTCGAGCTCTACACGCTCGTCGACCTCGGCGCGCCGCCGCCTTCGACGTACCCCGAGTTCAATGCCTGCATGGCCGGTTGCACCGTCGAGACCTGCAACTGCACGTCGAGCACCGTCTACTGGTCGTCGACGACATATGCGGTCAAGACGAGCAACGCCTGGGGCATCAACTTCGTCGGCGGCCCGACGAACAACGTCGGCAAAGCCGATCTCTACAACGTCCGGGCAGTGCGCGGCGGTTCCTGA
- a CDS encoding fatty acid cis/trans isomerase encodes MIRCFVFSLLLAAAGCSSGVTAHLDSLYGKADPARFDTGSSSAAARAAWEKVQPVFAARCVVCHACYDAPCQLKLSSYDGITRGGTTEQVYALRLLETAPTRLHVDALSNRQWRERGFHPVLNERASSTQANHAASVMCRLLDLKRRHAPESGILPADRYDFSLDRAQQCATIEQVDELEKDLPELGMPFGMPQLSEAEYRTLVGWVEAGAPYAPPPALPDAQLRHVGEWEAFLNGDSLKEKLMSRYIFEHWYLAHLYFDDLAPGEYFDLVRSSTPPGTPIRIIATRRPYDDPGAGRIYYRLRRVEDTLVVKTHMPYALDAARMKWLRGLFLDPDYQVTSLPSYEPDVASNPFVAFRELPIRSRYRLMLEEAQFTIMNFIKGPVCRGQVALNVIDDLFWVVFVNPEAEQLELGADDLAKVLDRVVLPAEDADSLPLLKWKKYSRSETSYLQGKTDFLNAHFGPRHSPTLGLLWDGDGKNHNAALTVFRHFDSATVVQGLLGQPQTAWVVGYSLLERIHYLLVAGYDVYGNVGHQVTTRMYMDFLRMEGESNFLALLPLASRDAVRDHWYRGASDDVKQYLQGEKAFFAHETGITYHAGDPLPQLYSMMQKKLAPVLDHRYDLPIRGLPRTERASLARLGSLHGEGTSILPEVTFLTVVVAGGQEHHYTLLHNNAYSNISQMFSGEKNRLPAEDTVTVVEGFLGAYPNAFQVVDAADLPAFADAVAALHDESGYAALMARFGIRRTDSRFWPVSDALIAAYRRSAPIEAGLFDYGRYENR; translated from the coding sequence ATGATTCGCTGCTTCGTCTTCTCTCTGCTCCTGGCTGCTGCGGGCTGCTCGTCCGGAGTCACCGCACATCTGGACTCCCTGTACGGCAAGGCTGATCCGGCCCGTTTCGACACCGGGTCCTCTTCCGCCGCCGCACGCGCGGCGTGGGAGAAGGTGCAGCCGGTATTCGCAGCTCGTTGTGTCGTCTGCCACGCCTGCTACGACGCGCCCTGCCAGCTCAAGCTCTCCTCGTACGACGGGATCACCCGCGGCGGCACTACCGAGCAGGTCTACGCGCTGCGCCTGCTGGAAACGGCGCCGACGCGACTCCACGTCGACGCGCTGAGCAACCGCCAGTGGCGCGAGCGTGGTTTTCATCCGGTGCTGAACGAGCGCGCATCTTCGACCCAAGCCAACCACGCGGCGAGCGTGATGTGCCGGCTGCTCGATCTCAAAAGGCGGCACGCGCCGGAGTCCGGGATCCTTCCTGCCGATCGCTACGATTTTTCGCTGGACCGCGCCCAGCAGTGCGCAACGATCGAGCAGGTGGACGAGCTCGAAAAAGACCTCCCCGAGCTCGGCATGCCGTTTGGAATGCCCCAGCTCAGCGAAGCGGAGTACCGCACCCTGGTCGGCTGGGTCGAGGCCGGTGCGCCTTACGCGCCGCCTCCCGCGCTGCCGGACGCGCAGCTCCGGCACGTTGGCGAGTGGGAGGCCTTTCTCAACGGAGACAGCCTGAAAGAAAAACTGATGAGCCGGTACATCTTCGAGCACTGGTACCTGGCCCACCTCTATTTCGACGATCTCGCGCCGGGCGAATACTTCGACCTGGTGCGCTCGAGCACGCCGCCGGGCACGCCGATTCGCATCATCGCGACGCGGCGGCCTTACGACGATCCGGGCGCCGGGCGCATCTACTACCGCCTGCGTCGCGTCGAGGACACGCTGGTCGTCAAGACGCACATGCCGTATGCGCTCGATGCCGCCAGGATGAAGTGGCTGCGCGGGCTTTTCCTCGATCCCGACTACCAGGTGACGAGCCTTCCGTCGTACGAGCCCGACGTCGCGTCCAATCCTTTCGTCGCGTTCCGCGAGCTGCCGATCCGTTCGCGCTACCGCCTGATGCTCGAGGAAGCGCAGTTCACGATCATGAACTTCATCAAGGGGCCGGTCTGCCGCGGCCAGGTCGCGCTCAACGTGATCGACGACCTTTTCTGGGTCGTCTTCGTGAATCCGGAGGCCGAGCAGCTCGAGCTCGGCGCCGACGACCTGGCCAAAGTGCTCGATCGTGTCGTGCTGCCTGCGGAGGACGCCGACTCTCTGCCGCTGCTGAAGTGGAAGAAGTACTCCCGCTCCGAGACGTCGTACCTGCAAGGAAAGACCGACTTCCTCAATGCACACTTCGGTCCTCGCCACTCACCCACTCTCGGCCTGCTGTGGGACGGCGACGGCAAGAATCACAACGCCGCGCTGACGGTGTTCCGTCACTTCGACAGCGCCACGGTGGTCCAGGGCCTCCTCGGCCAGCCGCAGACGGCGTGGGTGGTGGGTTATTCGCTGCTCGAGAGGATCCACTACCTGCTGGTGGCCGGCTACGACGTCTATGGCAACGTCGGCCACCAGGTCACGACGCGGATGTACATGGACTTCCTGCGCATGGAGGGAGAGTCGAACTTCCTCGCGCTTCTGCCGCTGGCCAGCCGCGACGCTGTGCGAGACCACTGGTACCGCGGCGCCAGTGATGACGTGAAGCAGTACCTGCAGGGCGAAAAGGCGTTCTTCGCGCACGAAACCGGCATCACCTACCACGCGGGCGATCCGTTGCCGCAGCTCTACTCGATGATGCAGAAGAAGCTTGCCCCGGTGCTGGACCACCGCTACGACCTGCCGATTCGCGGCCTGCCGCGCACCGAGCGCGCCAGCCTCGCGCGCCTGGGATCGCTGCACGGCGAGGGGACGTCGATCCTTCCCGAGGTGACTTTCCTCACCGTCGTCGTCGCCGGCGGCCAGGAGCACCACTATACGCTGCTGCACAACAACGCGTACTCGAACATCTCGCAGATGTTCAGCGGAGAGAAGAACCGGCTGCCGGCCGAGGACACGGTCACTGTCGTCGAGGGATTCCTCGGCGCATATCCGAATGCGTTCCAGGTCGTCGATGCCGCCGACCTGCCGGCATTCGCCGATGCCGTGGCCGCCCTGCACGACGAGAGCGGTTACGCTGCGCTGATGGCCCGTTTCGGGATCCGGCGCACCGATTCGCGCTTCTGGCCGGTCAGCGACGCTCTGATCGCCGCGTATCGCAGGAGCGCGCCGATCGAAGCAGGGCTGTTCGACTACGGGCGCTACGAGAACCGCTGA
- the tal gene encoding transaldolase, producing the protein MSNQRNPLFRLKDFGVSVWCDELSRDMIRGGTLKRLIEEKAVVGVTSNPSIFQKALSEGDAYDADFQRMVAKGLSNEEIFDAFAVEDIREACDVLRPVYAATGGHDGYVSIEVNPLLASDTAATISEAERYHREIDRPNLMVKIPATPEGIPAIRRMISIGKSINITLIFSVERYAQVAEAYLSGLREFVDAGGDPATVASVASFFVSRIDTEADHRIDAALAREKEPARRRRLQSLKGAIAVANAKLAFSKFHELFSGPRWETLALRGAREQRCLWASTSTKNKAYSDILYVQQLIGGPTVNTMPPATMDAYLDHGHPEETLTHGIEQAQMDIAALAEFGIDFSDITDNFSMTDGVQKFVDAYRKLLDGLEAKRGSRRSAAAGG; encoded by the coding sequence ATGTCGAATCAAAGAAACCCGCTCTTTCGTCTCAAGGACTTCGGCGTCTCCGTCTGGTGCGACGAGCTGAGCCGCGACATGATCCGCGGCGGAACGCTCAAACGGCTGATCGAGGAGAAGGCGGTCGTCGGCGTCACCTCCAACCCGTCGATCTTCCAGAAGGCGTTATCGGAAGGCGATGCCTACGACGCCGATTTCCAGCGCATGGTGGCAAAAGGCCTGTCGAACGAGGAGATCTTCGATGCGTTCGCGGTCGAGGACATCCGCGAGGCCTGCGACGTGCTGCGACCCGTCTACGCGGCCACCGGCGGGCACGACGGTTACGTCTCGATCGAGGTCAATCCGCTGCTTGCGTCCGACACGGCTGCGACGATCTCCGAGGCCGAGCGCTACCACCGCGAGATCGACCGTCCCAACCTGATGGTCAAGATCCCCGCCACCCCCGAAGGAATCCCGGCAATCCGCCGCATGATCTCGATCGGCAAGTCGATCAACATCACGCTGATCTTCTCGGTGGAGCGTTACGCCCAGGTTGCGGAAGCCTACCTTTCCGGGCTGCGCGAGTTCGTCGACGCCGGCGGCGATCCGGCCACGGTCGCGTCGGTCGCGTCGTTCTTCGTCTCGCGCATCGATACCGAGGCAGACCATCGTATCGACGCCGCGCTGGCCAGGGAGAAAGAGCCGGCGCGGCGGCGCCGCCTGCAGTCGCTCAAGGGCGCCATCGCGGTGGCCAATGCGAAGCTCGCGTTCTCGAAATTCCACGAGCTGTTCAGCGGGCCGCGCTGGGAAACGCTCGCGCTGCGCGGAGCGCGCGAGCAGCGCTGCCTGTGGGCGTCCACGTCGACGAAGAACAAGGCCTACTCGGACATCCTGTACGTGCAGCAGCTCATCGGAGGCCCGACCGTCAACACGATGCCTCCGGCGACGATGGACGCCTATCTCGACCACGGTCATCCCGAGGAGACGCTGACCCACGGCATCGAGCAGGCGCAGATGGACATCGCGGCGCTGGCCGAGTTTGGCATCGACTTCTCCGACATCACCGACAATTTCTCGATGACGGACGGTGTCCAGAAGTTCGTCGATGCGTACCGCAAGCTTCTCGACGGGCTCGAGGCCAAGCGCGGATCCCGGCGTAGCGCGGCGGCGGGCGGCTGA
- a CDS encoding murein L,D-transpeptidase catalytic domain family protein: MGACGGTTAGWRSGGGGGGRRIGGALAFAIFLAALAVSPAVAATGSPSLSDTTAQDSLPRHELLDHALAAYHRLEDEGRVHTRLLTVIDYSLPSFERRLWVLDPSRMKVLFREFVAHGRGSTDNDNPEYAVRFGNQSSSLRSSIGTFLTGSIYDGAHGPSLELIGLDAGVNDNALERRIVIHSAAYVGMRYREAHEGSVGRSWGCPALDPAVAPRIITSIQDASVLYAEGRTG; the protein is encoded by the coding sequence GTGGGGGCCTGCGGGGGGACAACAGCCGGCTGGCGGAGCGGCGGTGGAGGTGGAGGTCGGCGCATCGGCGGCGCCCTCGCGTTCGCCATTTTTCTGGCCGCGCTGGCCGTATCGCCGGCAGTTGCCGCGACCGGCAGCCCGAGCCTCTCCGATACGACTGCACAAGACTCGCTACCGCGCCACGAGCTCCTCGATCACGCGCTGGCCGCCTATCACCGCCTCGAAGACGAAGGCCGGGTGCACACCCGGCTGCTGACAGTCATCGACTATTCGCTTCCGTCATTCGAGCGCCGCCTGTGGGTGCTCGACCCTTCGCGCATGAAGGTGCTGTTTCGCGAGTTCGTCGCCCACGGCCGCGGCTCGACCGACAACGACAATCCCGAATACGCCGTTCGCTTCGGCAACCAGTCCTCGAGCCTGCGAAGCAGCATCGGCACCTTTCTTACCGGCAGCATCTACGACGGCGCGCATGGACCGTCGCTCGAGCTGATCGGCCTCGACGCCGGCGTGAACGACAACGCGTTGGAACGGCGGATCGTGATCCATTCCGCCGCCTACGTCGGGATGCGCTACCGCGAGGCGCATGAAGGAAGCGTCGGCCGCAGCTGGGGATGTCCTGCACTGGATCCGGCAGTGGCACCGCGGATCATCACGAGCATCCAGGACGCAAGCGTCCTTTACGCCGAAGGCCGCACCGGCTGA
- a CDS encoding glutathione S-transferase family protein, whose protein sequence is MKLYAHPFSSYCQKVLIAFYENDLPYELRMLGPGEDEVAAEFAALWPLRRMPVLVDGPHTIVESTILIEHLQLHHPGPVRLVPADPDRAIAVRMLDRFFDNYVMTPVQKIVGDSLRPADSRDPFGVGEAHTALETAYGWLDATIAGRRWAAGEDFTLADCAAAPSLFYADWVHPVSASFARVREYRTRLLGRPSFARAVDEARPYRPLFPLGAPDRD, encoded by the coding sequence ATGAAACTCTACGCCCACCCGTTTTCTTCGTACTGCCAGAAAGTGCTGATCGCGTTCTACGAGAACGACTTGCCGTACGAGCTGCGCATGCTCGGCCCCGGCGAGGACGAGGTGGCGGCCGAATTTGCCGCGCTGTGGCCGCTGCGGCGCATGCCGGTGCTCGTCGATGGGCCGCACACCATCGTCGAATCGACGATCCTGATCGAGCATCTGCAGCTTCATCATCCCGGTCCGGTGCGTCTCGTTCCCGCCGATCCCGACCGCGCGATCGCTGTGCGGATGCTGGACCGCTTCTTCGACAACTACGTGATGACGCCGGTACAGAAGATCGTCGGCGACAGCCTGAGGCCCGCCGACAGCCGCGATCCGTTCGGAGTCGGCGAAGCGCACACGGCGCTCGAGACGGCATACGGTTGGCTCGATGCGACGATTGCCGGGCGCCGCTGGGCCGCCGGCGAAGACTTCACGCTCGCGGACTGCGCCGCCGCCCCGTCGCTCTTCTATGCGGACTGGGTGCACCCGGTGTCCGCGTCGTTCGCCCGCGTGCGCGAGTACCGGACACGCCTGCTCGGGCGCCCGTCGTTCGCCCGGGCAGTCGACGAAGCCCGGCCGTACCGGCCGCTGTTTCCGCTCGGCGCACCCGATCGCGACTGA